A single Phytohabitans houttuyneae DNA region contains:
- a CDS encoding extracellular solute-binding protein encodes MARWKLGIAAAMVGVMGAVAGCSGDSGSSGESTLDVWFNDPGTELQPVIQKVMTDFEATHSNVKINLRFVGGADTHQNYLTAVAGGAPPCVAQLGNTWTPEFSSMGALEEADIKLDEAKSRFVGSMVDSATMDGKVYGYPYNVGNRAFVYRKDLLDKSGVQVPKTWDEVAVAAKKLNDDNKKDGIAGFGIMGGEIWQYVPLVWNWGGEIAVKEGDSWKATMNSPEAKAAFDWYAKLLTADKLSPPDSANWVAADGTKAFALGKVAMGIYASFQLKSMLAQSPDLKDKVGVVELPTGPGGNNDTFAGGSNLVVFKDCKYTDDARALVRHMAEPANVTGYTRASACFRRRWPASRRSRPRARSRTRCSSRSATRPSTPATYRRTRAGARSRVAARSSTPCRP; translated from the coding sequence ATGGCTCGCTGGAAGTTGGGCATAGCGGCGGCGATGGTCGGCGTGATGGGTGCGGTCGCCGGATGCTCCGGGGATTCCGGATCGTCCGGGGAGAGCACGCTCGATGTCTGGTTCAACGACCCTGGCACCGAGCTACAGCCGGTAATCCAGAAGGTAATGACCGACTTTGAGGCAACGCATAGCAACGTCAAGATCAACCTGCGGTTCGTCGGCGGCGCCGACACCCACCAGAACTACCTGACCGCCGTGGCCGGCGGCGCCCCGCCGTGCGTTGCCCAGCTGGGTAACACCTGGACGCCGGAGTTCTCCAGCATGGGCGCGCTGGAAGAGGCCGACATCAAGCTCGACGAGGCCAAGTCGCGGTTCGTCGGGTCCATGGTGGACAGTGCGACGATGGACGGCAAGGTCTACGGGTACCCGTACAACGTGGGCAACCGGGCCTTCGTCTACCGCAAGGACCTGCTGGACAAGAGCGGCGTGCAGGTGCCGAAGACGTGGGACGAGGTCGCCGTCGCCGCCAAGAAGCTCAACGACGACAACAAGAAGGACGGGATCGCGGGCTTCGGCATCATGGGCGGCGAGATCTGGCAGTACGTGCCGCTGGTCTGGAACTGGGGCGGCGAGATCGCGGTCAAGGAAGGCGACTCGTGGAAGGCCACGATGAACTCGCCGGAGGCCAAGGCGGCCTTCGACTGGTACGCCAAGCTGCTGACCGCCGACAAGCTGTCGCCGCCCGACTCGGCCAACTGGGTCGCCGCCGACGGCACCAAGGCGTTCGCGCTCGGCAAGGTGGCGATGGGCATCTACGCCAGCTTCCAGCTCAAGTCGATGCTCGCCCAGTCGCCCGACCTGAAGGACAAGGTCGGCGTCGTCGAGCTGCCCACCGGACCGGGCGGCAACAACGACACGTTCGCCGGCGGCAGCAACCTGGTGGTGTTCAAGGACTGCAAGTACACAGATGACGCGCGGGCGCTGGTGCGGCACATGGCCGAGCCGGCCAACGTCACCGGCTACACCCGGGCATCGGCATGCTTCCGGCGTCGCTGGCCGGCATCCAGGAGGAGCAGACCTCGGGCTCGTTCGCGGACCCGCTGTTCAAGCCGTTCGGCGACCAGGCCAAGCACACCCGCTACGTACCGGCGGACCCGAGCTGGGGCAAGGTCGAGGGTAGCGGCGCGCTCGTCAACGCCATGCAGGCCCTGA
- a CDS encoding carbohydrate ABC transporter permease has protein sequence MTVDAAARRRAQLKIIPWLLMAPTMVGIALVIGYPFVRTVWLSLHEGRGLRTGEWVGLHNYIEMVTDGQTQAAFVRTVVLTAVTVIGSMVAALLIALVLNSGLPGMKLLTILVVLPWAMPRVSAAILWKWAFDSQYGVVNWLLSSLGLSMFDGYGWFNSGNSALVVVAVAIIWAKIPFLTIAMLAALKSVPPDIVEAARLDGASAFKVLLRIKVPVMRPVIIVLFVLATIQAFQAFDHIYVMTVPPGGPNHSTEILSLLTYLEAFAFLDGGMGSALAMLTFAVLAIVTALYVRLQREETA, from the coding sequence GTGACCGTGGATGCGGCGGCCCGGCGCCGGGCGCAGCTCAAGATAATCCCGTGGCTGCTGATGGCCCCCACGATGGTGGGCATCGCACTGGTCATCGGATACCCCTTCGTGCGAACCGTTTGGCTGTCGCTGCACGAGGGACGAGGGCTGCGCACCGGCGAGTGGGTCGGACTGCACAACTACATCGAGATGGTCACCGACGGTCAGACGCAGGCGGCGTTCGTCCGCACAGTCGTGCTGACCGCGGTGACCGTCATCGGCTCGATGGTCGCCGCTCTGCTCATCGCGCTGGTGCTCAACTCCGGCCTGCCCGGCATGAAGCTGCTGACCATCCTGGTGGTGCTGCCGTGGGCCATGCCCCGGGTCTCCGCGGCGATCCTGTGGAAGTGGGCCTTCGACTCGCAGTACGGGGTGGTGAACTGGCTGCTCAGTAGCCTCGGGCTGAGCATGTTCGACGGGTACGGCTGGTTCAACAGCGGCAACTCGGCACTCGTCGTCGTCGCGGTCGCCATCATCTGGGCGAAGATCCCGTTTCTGACGATCGCGATGCTCGCCGCGCTGAAGTCGGTCCCGCCTGACATCGTCGAAGCCGCCCGGCTGGACGGGGCATCGGCCTTCAAGGTGCTGCTGCGGATCAAGGTGCCGGTGATGCGGCCAGTGATCATCGTGCTCTTCGTGCTCGCCACGATCCAGGCGTTCCAAGCGTTCGACCACATCTACGTGATGACGGTGCCGCCCGGCGGCCCCAACCACTCCACCGAGATCCTGTCGCTGCTGACCTACCTGGAGGCGTTCGCCTTCCTCGACGGCGGCATGGGCTCGGCGCTGGCGATGCTGACCTTCGCGGTGCTGGCGATCGTCACGGCCCTGTACGTGCGGCTGCAGCGGGAGGAGACGGCATGA
- a CDS encoding carbohydrate ABC transporter permease: MTDPGRRAQLTKRYVGRFFLSLAAIGIGLFSIFPFYWMFLTSIKPESEIFTVTPKFWTGDPTLSRYTTLLKGAIGHQLLNSVIIAGGATICSIVLGTMCAYALSRFAVRAKSVIAVSLLVVQMLPAIVVVIPLFQAYRTMGLLNSYTGVIIAHTALALALSVWLIRGFLAGIPMELDEAALVDGANRFQALVYIIFPLALPGVAVSAIFAFITSWNELLLAMTFLQQESMKTLPGALQQFTSQNGTDWGGTMTASTIFALPVMVFFVLIRKYLASGAAVGAVKG; the protein is encoded by the coding sequence ATGACCGATCCCGGCCGTCGCGCCCAGCTCACCAAGCGTTACGTGGGGCGTTTCTTCCTCAGCCTCGCGGCCATCGGGATCGGGCTGTTCAGCATCTTCCCCTTCTACTGGATGTTTCTGACCTCGATCAAACCCGAGTCGGAGATCTTCACGGTCACGCCGAAGTTCTGGACCGGCGACCCGACGCTGTCCCGGTACACCACCCTGCTCAAGGGGGCGATCGGCCACCAACTGCTCAACTCGGTGATCATCGCGGGCGGCGCGACGATCTGCTCGATCGTCCTCGGGACGATGTGCGCCTACGCGCTGTCCCGGTTTGCCGTCCGGGCGAAGTCGGTCATCGCCGTCTCACTGCTCGTGGTGCAGATGCTGCCGGCGATCGTCGTCGTCATCCCGCTTTTCCAGGCGTACCGGACGATGGGGCTGCTCAACTCGTACACCGGTGTGATCATCGCGCACACCGCGCTGGCGCTGGCGCTGTCGGTGTGGCTGATCCGGGGCTTCCTCGCCGGCATCCCCATGGAGCTGGACGAGGCGGCGCTGGTCGACGGCGCCAACCGATTTCAGGCACTGGTTTACATCATCTTCCCGCTGGCGCTGCCCGGCGTGGCGGTGAGCGCGATCTTCGCGTTCATCACCTCGTGGAACGAGCTGCTGCTGGCCATGACGTTCCTCCAGCAGGAGTCCATGAAGACCCTGCCCGGTGCGCTGCAGCAGTTCACCAGCCAGAACGGCACCGACTGGGGCGGCACCATGACCGCGAGCACGATCTTCGCGCTCCCGGTGATGGTCTTCTTCGTGCTCATCCGCAAGTACCTGGCAAGCGGTGCGGCCGTCGGGGCGGTCAAGGGATGA
- a CDS encoding Gfo/Idh/MocA family protein has product MKIAVLGAGNIAIQPNGVLPNLHHIPDKAVVTAVADPVEEKAKDAAAKFGIPKAFTSLDDMLDYGDFDAVVNLTPIPVHGETSLKILKAGKHLTTEKPVAVTIDEADALAEAADAQGLTVVCAPPNMLYPTRREARRILAANTIGQVAFVRHRSSGPGPAAGAWPSDPSWFYQKGSGPMFDIGVYSMHEVLGILNRPAKRVFGFFGITEATRTVPSGPVAGLTFPVTANDNNLVLLDFGDSLFCVIDGTYNVWAAKSPRMEIFGREGVLNMWRNLNETEGQQLELYRVDHEHGTRGWFDVDIRDLTFAQQHVNNLKRALIVEHLVDVVRGTRPNELTLDIARHGLEIMLAAEEASTTGQAVELTTTFTPAEFDKTVRDGALIHG; this is encoded by the coding sequence ATGAAGATCGCGGTCCTCGGTGCGGGAAACATCGCGATCCAGCCGAACGGCGTCCTGCCCAACCTGCACCACATCCCGGACAAGGCGGTCGTCACGGCGGTCGCCGACCCGGTCGAGGAGAAGGCCAAGGACGCCGCGGCGAAGTTCGGCATCCCGAAGGCGTTCACCAGCCTCGACGACATGCTCGACTACGGCGACTTCGACGCGGTGGTCAACCTGACGCCGATCCCGGTACACGGTGAGACGTCGCTGAAGATCCTGAAGGCGGGCAAGCACCTGACCACCGAGAAGCCTGTCGCGGTCACCATCGACGAGGCCGACGCGCTCGCCGAGGCGGCCGACGCACAGGGGCTCACCGTGGTCTGCGCGCCGCCGAACATGCTGTACCCCACCCGTCGCGAGGCTCGCCGCATCCTCGCCGCGAACACCATCGGTCAGGTCGCCTTCGTCCGGCACCGCAGCTCCGGCCCCGGTCCCGCCGCCGGTGCCTGGCCGAGCGACCCGAGCTGGTTTTACCAGAAGGGCTCCGGCCCGATGTTCGACATCGGCGTCTACAGCATGCACGAGGTGCTCGGCATCCTGAACCGGCCGGCCAAGCGGGTCTTCGGCTTCTTCGGCATCACCGAGGCCACCCGCACCGTCCCGTCCGGTCCGGTGGCCGGCTTGACGTTCCCGGTCACCGCCAACGACAACAACCTCGTCCTGCTCGACTTCGGCGACTCCCTGTTCTGCGTCATCGACGGCACGTACAACGTATGGGCCGCCAAGTCGCCGCGGATGGAGATCTTCGGCCGGGAGGGAGTGCTCAACATGTGGCGCAACCTCAACGAGACCGAGGGCCAGCAGCTCGAGCTCTACCGGGTCGACCACGAGCACGGCACCCGCGGTTGGTTCGATGTGGACATCCGCGACCTGACGTTCGCGCAGCAGCACGTCAACAACCTCAAGCGCGCGCTGATCGTCGAGCACCTGGTCGACGTGGTCCGGGGCACCCGGCCCAACGAGCTCACCCTCGACATCGCCCGGCACGGCCTGGAGATCATGCTCGCCGCCGAGGAGGCCAGCACGACCGGACAGGCGGTGGAGCTGACGACCACGTTCACCCCGGCCGAGTTCGACAAGACCGTGCGCGACGGTGCGCTGATCCATGGCTGA
- a CDS encoding Gfo/Idh/MocA family protein — MAEPRPIRIGVVGLTSDHVWALIAALRAQPAVEVVAVAEPKEALRRRAAGAVPGLAEHQEPGSMMDAERLDAVLVCAENAAKPAIAVAALDRGVAVYQDKPLAATGAQAAVIAAAVERTGGLLMCAFHTAFDPLVDEVGQLVRDGVVGTVQFARGLAGHAGLKATGVSDDFTEWLTDRSRGGGGSFVDQAGYLLTTLVGYLGPVDQISGFAATVNPEIPAGIEDNTAAIVRHASGALAAIDTRWGQIGPAPLKYSFHGTAGTLSVYADRYELVTSAEQGPAGWEPAAAPPGLTGWRAAVTPRTGYDAEAAHFLAALRDGTPLRATVTAASALHVQRAIDAYYESVATGRAVTVAS; from the coding sequence ATGGCTGAGCCACGCCCGATCCGGATCGGCGTGGTGGGGCTGACCAGCGACCACGTGTGGGCGCTCATCGCCGCGCTGCGGGCACAGCCCGCGGTCGAGGTCGTCGCCGTCGCGGAGCCGAAGGAGGCTCTGCGGCGGCGCGCAGCCGGCGCCGTGCCCGGTCTAGCCGAGCACCAGGAGCCGGGGTCCATGATGGACGCTGAGCGGCTGGACGCCGTGCTGGTCTGCGCCGAAAACGCCGCCAAGCCGGCCATCGCGGTCGCCGCGCTGGACCGCGGCGTCGCCGTGTACCAGGACAAGCCGCTGGCCGCCACCGGCGCGCAAGCGGCCGTCATCGCCGCCGCGGTCGAGCGCACCGGAGGGCTGCTGATGTGCGCCTTCCACACCGCGTTCGACCCGCTCGTCGACGAGGTCGGGCAGCTCGTCCGGGACGGCGTGGTCGGCACCGTGCAGTTCGCGCGCGGTCTTGCCGGTCACGCCGGCCTCAAGGCAACCGGAGTCTCCGACGACTTCACCGAGTGGCTGACCGACCGCTCCCGCGGCGGCGGCGGGTCGTTTGTGGACCAGGCCGGCTACCTGCTGACGACGCTGGTCGGCTACCTCGGCCCGGTCGACCAGATCAGTGGCTTCGCCGCGACGGTCAACCCGGAGATCCCGGCCGGCATCGAAGACAACACGGCGGCGATCGTGCGCCACGCCAGCGGCGCGCTGGCCGCGATCGACACCCGGTGGGGGCAGATCGGGCCGGCACCGCTGAAGTACTCCTTCCACGGCACCGCCGGCACGCTCAGCGTGTACGCCGACCGGTACGAGCTGGTCACGTCCGCCGAACAAGGGCCGGCCGGCTGGGAGCCCGCCGCCGCGCCGCCCGGCCTGACCGGATGGCGCGCCGCGGTGACCCCGCGGACCGGCTACGACGCCGAGGCCGCGCACTTCCTCGCGGCACTGCGCGACGGGACGCCCCTGCGGGCGACGGTCACCGCCGCATCGGCACTGCACGTGCAGCGCGCGATCGACGCCTACTACGAGTCGGTCGCGACCGGACGAGCCGTGACCGTCGCGTCGTGA
- a CDS encoding cellulose binding domain-containing protein, with translation MRQVRRVWAASLAVVAIPAVVAGTALVTMPAAAGVAPPALLSTCPPPSSGVQCSLPVTPSSSSPTATPPPSAPAGLVGTYVPTGSVTLTWTASTSGCCSIVGYTIIYNRAFTDIVWQLDVGNVTTATISGLSRDSEYRFSVIASDDRGRRSTASNVAAVMTPATDTGPDTITPQAPGGLALSVVTASSAVLTWAPSTDNVGVIDYQVFSFDGLFGSALLATVTGTRHMVPLSPGYNSFYVRARDAAGNRSAAGGPIIHERPDTPTTPPPSTCRVTYTTQSQWATGFVATVTVHNAGIAPVGGWTVRFTFPGNQRITSAWNGTFVQDGAAVTVSNAGWNQLIPPGGSTSFGMYGSSTASQPPPTSFTLNGAPCVTAGA, from the coding sequence ATGCGGCAGGTACGTCGGGTTTGGGCGGCTTCGCTGGCCGTCGTGGCGATTCCGGCGGTGGTGGCGGGCACGGCCCTCGTGACGATGCCCGCCGCGGCCGGTGTCGCACCGCCGGCGTTGCTGAGCACCTGCCCGCCGCCGTCAAGCGGGGTGCAGTGCTCGCTGCCGGTGACACCTTCCTCGTCGTCGCCGACCGCCACCCCGCCGCCCAGCGCGCCGGCGGGCCTGGTTGGCACCTACGTCCCGACCGGTTCGGTCACCTTGACCTGGACCGCCTCGACGAGCGGATGCTGCTCCATCGTGGGCTACACGATCATCTACAACCGGGCGTTCACCGACATCGTCTGGCAGCTCGACGTCGGCAACGTCACCACAGCGACCATCTCGGGCCTGTCGCGGGATTCGGAGTACCGGTTCTCGGTCATCGCCAGCGACGACCGCGGCCGCCGGTCCACCGCGTCGAACGTCGCCGCGGTGATGACGCCGGCCACCGACACCGGCCCGGACACCATCACCCCGCAGGCCCCGGGCGGCCTGGCGCTGAGCGTGGTGACGGCGTCGAGCGCGGTGCTGACCTGGGCGCCGTCGACCGACAACGTGGGCGTCATCGACTACCAGGTCTTCTCGTTCGACGGCCTGTTCGGCTCCGCGCTTCTGGCCACAGTGACTGGCACCAGACACATGGTGCCGCTGTCACCGGGATACAACAGCTTCTACGTAAGGGCACGGGACGCCGCGGGCAACCGCTCCGCCGCCGGCGGTCCGATCATCCACGAGCGCCCCGATACGCCGACGACGCCGCCCCCGAGCACGTGCAGGGTCACGTACACCACGCAGTCGCAGTGGGCCACCGGCTTCGTGGCCACGGTGACCGTCCACAATGCTGGGATCGCGCCGGTCGGCGGGTGGACGGTCCGCTTCACGTTCCCGGGCAACCAGCGGATCACGAGCGCCTGGAACGGTACGTTCGTCCAGGACGGCGCCGCCGTGACGGTGTCGAACGCGGGCTGGAACCAGCTCATCCCGCCCGGCGGCAGTACCTCGTTCGGAATGTACGGCTCATCGACGGCAAGCCAGCCGCCACCCACGAGCTTCACCCTGAACGGCGCACCCTGCGTCACTGCTGGTGCGTAG
- a CDS encoding NAD(P)-dependent alcohol dehydrogenase, translating to MKAAVCAAYGLPEVVQEADVDTPEPGPNQILVRVHAATVTAADRAFRSGTPRFARLVTGLRRPKKSVLGTEFAGEVSATGEAVTRYTVGDKVFGATDLGLGAHAEYVCVKEDAALAALPTGLDYAEAATLVDGTALVFLRDHAKLHSGQSILINGASGSVGVHAVQLARHFGAGVTAVCSGAGAELVARLGADRVIDYTRTDFTKEGRTYDVIFDVAGASSYGRCRRLLKPGGRYLTTVPSPAIMVQAPWTAVAGSRRAVIAFTGLRPVEAKVKDLALVKELVEAGRIVPVVDQTVPLTRVADAYRHLDRQGKRGTTVLKLA from the coding sequence ATGAAAGCCGCTGTGTGCGCCGCCTACGGCCTGCCCGAGGTCGTGCAGGAGGCCGATGTGGACACTCCGGAGCCCGGCCCGAACCAGATACTTGTCCGGGTGCACGCGGCGACCGTCACCGCGGCCGACCGCGCCTTCCGATCGGGTACGCCTCGCTTCGCCCGTCTCGTCACCGGCTTGCGCCGGCCGAAAAAGTCCGTGCTGGGCACGGAGTTCGCCGGCGAGGTCTCGGCGACAGGCGAGGCGGTCACCCGATACACCGTCGGGGACAAGGTTTTCGGTGCCACCGACCTCGGCCTCGGAGCCCACGCGGAATACGTCTGCGTCAAAGAGGACGCGGCGCTGGCGGCGCTGCCCACCGGCCTCGACTACGCCGAGGCGGCGACACTGGTCGACGGCACCGCGTTGGTGTTTCTCCGCGACCACGCGAAGCTCCACAGCGGACAGTCCATCCTCATCAACGGCGCGTCCGGTAGCGTCGGGGTCCACGCGGTGCAGCTCGCCCGGCACTTCGGCGCCGGCGTCACGGCCGTGTGCAGCGGCGCCGGCGCCGAGCTCGTCGCCCGTCTCGGCGCTGACCGGGTCATCGACTACACCCGCACGGACTTCACCAAGGAGGGCCGCACCTATGACGTCATCTTCGACGTGGCCGGCGCCAGCTCCTACGGCCGTTGCCGGCGCCTGCTCAAGCCCGGTGGCCGGTACCTGACCACGGTGCCATCGCCGGCCATCATGGTGCAGGCGCCATGGACCGCGGTGGCCGGCAGCCGGCGAGCGGTCATCGCCTTCACCGGGCTGCGACCGGTCGAGGCGAAGGTGAAGGACCTGGCCCTGGTGAAGGAACTCGTCGAGGCCGGCCGGATCGTCCCCGTGGTCGACCAGACCGTCCCGTTGACGCGCGTCGCCGACGCGTACCGCCATCTCGACCGCCAGGGCAAGCGGGGTACCACCGTGCTGAAGCTTGCGTAG
- a CDS encoding VWD domain-containing protein — protein MTNIVNQSRPGCFTATYPTVTWQEIACVVAPRTPMAPKPGPTPLTVGRESHVVAERPRTGIGCPPNGCGPITRASGSFENVTEVVGVSSPITRAGEPVRNAYTLQLNTNYFPTTAESCQTHPGCQGWQQFVLANDGAQAYVYIQYWLRNYNAECPDGWDEHYPFPGDVTAISCYQNTAAVPAANMPITAMETFELIGIENGNPILDSAMFRYDTQGTPPETKLLRVTAGSTVNPGQEWRQAEFNVFGYGNGSDAIFNPDNPDNPGHADYHDADMHVRTQINYGGLSKPRCVNGGFSDEANNLNFVASKPAATGTAPAILVHQGSTGGIALNGCDVAAIIGDTHQYTSAGLAYDFQATGDFIEAQVGTMFEVQTRKANTPSWANASVNRSVGVRMSGSRVTVCDGSRLVVNGTTTGLASGASLRLPTGVNIERVDNSYTVSDPSGNGVRITGYGSHTDVKVGIADRSAAVRGLLGNPDNDPTRLEAKDGRQFTVPVPFNLLYGVFGNSWRVSPSASLLQPCTTVAAANPSSPFYAGHLPSQIRQRAQDLCNARGTAQGWLDACVLDVVVLGDHAVGVYTDQPEPAVLGNPPQPPIPCSGSGPCPRNGPVQPR, from the coding sequence ATGACCAACATCGTGAATCAGTCCCGACCTGGATGCTTCACCGCCACCTATCCCACCGTGACGTGGCAAGAGATCGCCTGCGTGGTCGCGCCGAGGACTCCGATGGCACCGAAACCCGGCCCGACACCGCTGACGGTGGGCCGCGAGTCCCACGTCGTGGCGGAGCGGCCGCGTACAGGCATCGGGTGCCCGCCGAACGGCTGCGGACCCATCACCCGAGCATCCGGCTCGTTCGAAAACGTCACCGAGGTGGTCGGTGTCAGCTCGCCCATCACGCGCGCCGGAGAGCCGGTGCGCAACGCCTACACACTCCAGCTCAACACCAACTACTTTCCCACCACGGCCGAATCGTGCCAGACACATCCGGGATGCCAGGGATGGCAACAGTTCGTGCTCGCCAACGACGGCGCGCAGGCGTATGTCTACATCCAGTACTGGTTGCGAAACTACAACGCCGAATGTCCTGACGGCTGGGACGAGCACTACCCGTTCCCCGGCGACGTAACGGCGATTTCCTGCTACCAGAACACCGCGGCTGTACCCGCCGCCAACATGCCGATCACCGCTATGGAAACCTTCGAGCTGATCGGCATCGAAAATGGAAACCCGATACTTGACTCGGCCATGTTCCGGTACGACACCCAGGGCACGCCGCCGGAGACCAAGCTGCTCAGGGTAACCGCCGGCAGCACGGTGAACCCCGGTCAGGAATGGAGGCAGGCCGAGTTCAACGTGTTCGGCTACGGAAACGGATCCGATGCCATCTTCAACCCCGACAACCCCGACAACCCCGGTCACGCTGACTACCACGATGCGGACATGCACGTCCGCACGCAGATCAACTACGGTGGCCTCAGCAAGCCCCGATGCGTCAACGGCGGCTTCTCCGACGAGGCCAACAACCTCAACTTCGTCGCCTCCAAGCCCGCCGCGACCGGGACGGCGCCGGCCATTCTCGTGCATCAAGGCTCCACCGGTGGCATCGCGCTGAACGGCTGTGACGTGGCCGCGATCATCGGCGACACCCACCAGTACACGTCCGCCGGTCTCGCCTACGACTTCCAGGCCACGGGCGACTTCATCGAGGCGCAGGTCGGCACGATGTTCGAGGTGCAGACCCGCAAGGCGAACACGCCGAGCTGGGCGAACGCCTCCGTCAACCGGTCGGTCGGCGTACGGATGAGCGGCAGCCGGGTGACCGTGTGCGACGGTTCGCGCCTGGTGGTGAACGGCACCACCACCGGCCTGGCTTCCGGTGCGTCACTGCGGCTGCCCACCGGCGTGAACATCGAACGCGTCGACAACTCCTACACCGTCAGCGACCCGTCCGGAAACGGCGTCCGCATCACCGGCTACGGCAGCCACACCGATGTGAAGGTGGGTATCGCCGACCGGTCAGCGGCCGTGCGGGGGCTGCTGGGCAACCCCGACAACGACCCCACCCGCCTCGAAGCCAAGGACGGCCGCCAGTTCACCGTCCCGGTCCCGTTCAACCTCCTCTACGGCGTGTTCGGCAACAGCTGGCGGGTCAGCCCGTCCGCCTCCCTGCTGCAACCCTGCACGACCGTCGCCGCGGCCAACCCGTCGTCGCCCTTCTACGCCGGCCACCTTCCTTCCCAAATTCGCCAACGCGCACAAGACCTGTGCAACGCCCGCGGGACCGCGCAGGGCTGGCTGGACGCGTGCGTCCTGGACGTCGTCGTGCTCGGCGATCACGCCGTCGGCGTCTACACCGACCAGCCGGAACCCGCCGTCCTCGGCAACCCTCCGCAGCCACCGATACCCTGCTCGGGGTCGGGCCCCTGTCCCCGAAACGGTCCTGTCCAGCCTCGATAG